In Synechococcus sp. PCC 6312, one genomic interval encodes:
- the rsmA gene encoding 16S rRNA (adenine(1518)-N(6)/adenine(1519)-N(6))-dimethyltransferase RsmA → MVRPQKRFGQHWLQSSRVLGKILQAGALTPEDHVLEIGPGTGVLTRPLLAAAGQVTSVEVDRDAYQALTTTLTHPNWNLILADFLKLDLAALPDPKPNKVVANIPYNITGPILIKLLGTISHPQALPFESLVLLTQAEVASRILASPADKAYGALSLRVQYLAKPEKICHVPPTAFFPPPKVDSTVIRLTPQAPPIPCDCPPLLDELIQLGFATRRKMLINTLKGRVARDVLLNAFQDLNISAQTRAENLDLKTWIQLSNWLDQAGLESVSSDKLLLFGQGQLNRLK, encoded by the coding sequence ATGGTACGGCCGCAAAAGCGGTTTGGGCAGCATTGGTTACAGAGTTCGCGGGTTTTGGGCAAAATTCTCCAGGCCGGGGCCTTAACCCCTGAGGATCATGTCTTGGAAATTGGCCCAGGCACAGGAGTTTTAACGCGCCCCCTTTTGGCCGCCGCCGGACAAGTCACCAGTGTGGAAGTGGATCGAGACGCGTACCAGGCCCTAACCACAACCCTCACTCACCCCAACTGGAATCTAATTCTGGCAGATTTCCTCAAATTAGATTTAGCGGCCCTACCTGACCCCAAGCCGAATAAAGTTGTCGCCAATATTCCCTACAACATCACCGGGCCGATTTTAATCAAGCTCTTGGGAACTATTAGTCACCCCCAGGCCCTACCCTTTGAATCCCTCGTTTTACTGACCCAGGCCGAGGTCGCCAGCCGCATTTTAGCCAGTCCTGCCGATAAAGCCTATGGAGCCTTGTCCTTACGGGTGCAGTATTTAGCCAAGCCTGAAAAAATTTGCCACGTTCCGCCAACGGCTTTTTTCCCACCCCCCAAAGTAGATTCTACTGTCATTCGCCTCACTCCCCAGGCCCCGCCGATTCCCTGTGATTGCCCCCCATTATTAGATGAGTTAATTCAACTGGGCTTTGCCACCCGCCGGAAAATGTTGATCAATACCCTCAAGGGCCGGGTGGCGCGGGACGTTCTTCTCAACGCCTTTCAAGATTTAAATATTTCTGCCCAAACTAGAGCCGAGAATCTAGACTTAAAAACCTGGATTCAATTAAGCAATTGGTTAGACCAAGCTGGCCTGGAATCCGTCTCCTCAGACAAGCTACTTCTGTTCGGGCAGGGACAATTAAATCGGCTTAAATAG
- the eno gene encoding phosphopyruvate hydratase, whose protein sequence is MMLDTAIVAIHGREILDSRGRPTVEAEVELACGIIGLAQVPSGASTGSFEAHELRDGDKSRYGGKGVLQAVDNIEEKILPVLIDFDAADQTGLDHLMIDLDGSANKSNLGANAILAVSLAAAKACAFALDVPLYRYLGGPLANLLPVPLMNVINGGAHADNNVDIQEFMIVPAGASSFKEALRWGAEVFAALSSVLKDQGLLTGVGDEGGFAPNLSSNRAALDILMKSIELAGFKPGDEVALALDVAASEFYADGKYTYDGVTRNPIDLIDYLGELVDAYPIVSIEDGLHEDDWENWKILTQKLGSKIQLVGDDLFVTNPIRFKRGIDQHIGNSILIKLNQIGTLTETLETIDLATRNAYRSVISHRSGETEDTTIADLAVATRAGQIKTGSLCRSERVAKYNRLLRIEDDLGESAVYAGAVGFGPGTR, encoded by the coding sequence ATGATGTTGGATACCGCCATTGTCGCCATTCACGGCCGGGAAATTTTAGACTCCCGCGGGCGGCCGACTGTAGAAGCAGAAGTAGAGTTAGCCTGTGGCATTATTGGCCTGGCCCAAGTTCCCAGTGGGGCCTCAACGGGGAGTTTTGAAGCCCATGAATTGCGGGATGGGGATAAAAGTCGGTATGGCGGTAAAGGGGTTCTCCAGGCCGTGGACAACATCGAAGAAAAAATTCTCCCGGTCCTGATTGATTTTGATGCCGCCGATCAGACTGGCCTGGATCACTTGATGATTGACTTGGATGGCTCAGCCAATAAATCTAACCTCGGGGCTAATGCGATTTTGGCCGTATCCCTAGCAGCGGCTAAGGCCTGTGCGTTTGCCTTGGATGTGCCTCTATATCGCTATTTGGGTGGGCCCTTGGCGAATTTGCTCCCTGTTCCGTTGATGAATGTGATCAATGGTGGGGCCCATGCCGACAACAATGTGGATATTCAAGAATTTATGATTGTTCCCGCTGGGGCTAGCTCATTTAAGGAGGCATTGCGCTGGGGAGCGGAAGTCTTTGCGGCTCTGAGTAGTGTGCTCAAAGACCAAGGCCTGTTGACGGGGGTCGGGGATGAAGGCGGATTTGCCCCAAACCTAAGCTCAAACCGGGCTGCTTTAGATATTTTAATGAAGTCTATTGAATTAGCTGGGTTTAAGCCTGGGGATGAAGTGGCCTTAGCGTTGGATGTGGCCGCCAGTGAGTTCTATGCCGATGGTAAATATACCTACGATGGTGTCACCCGCAACCCGATTGATTTGATTGATTACCTGGGCGAATTAGTGGATGCCTATCCAATTGTCTCCATTGAAGATGGCCTCCATGAAGATGACTGGGAAAACTGGAAAATCCTCACGCAAAAGCTGGGCAGCAAGATTCAACTTGTTGGCGATGACTTATTTGTGACCAATCCGATTCGGTTCAAACGCGGCATTGATCAACATATTGGCAACTCAATTTTGATCAAACTCAATCAAATTGGGACTTTGACGGAAACCTTGGAAACCATAGATCTGGCCACCCGGAATGCCTATCGCTCGGTGATTAGTCATCGTTCTGGGGAAACGGAAGATACCACGATTGCAGATCTCGCTGTTGCGACTCGGGCCGGACAGATCAAGACCGGATCCCTTTGCCGCAGTGAACGGGTTGCGAAATATAATCGGCTACTGCGGATTGAAGATGATCTTGGCGAAAGTGCTGTTTACGCAGGGGCAGTGGGCTTCGGGCCGGGAACTCGTTAA